GCTGCTGCCCAGCAATGGGGACCGGAAGTTCATCTGGCTGGTGAACCATTCGCGCGGGCGGGCACACCTGAATCTCGACGGGCCGGGCTATTACTGGTTCGGTTCCCCCACGGGCAATGACGAGGGCCGGGGACTGACCGGGGCCATCGTCGTCATGGGGGACGCCCCGCCGGAGGCCCGCCTCGACCGTCCCGCACAGCCGCGACCGTAAGAGGAAGGAGGCGGAGCACGATGACCGTCGACTACGTGGACGCGGGCGAGGCCGTCGACCAGGGAAACCTGAGCGGCAAGGTGGCGGGCGGCGAGGTCGCACCGCCGGTGACGGCCGGCATCGACTACGAACGCATCCTCCACGCCCGTGAGGAACCCCAGAACTGGCTCACCTACTACGGCGCCTACAACGGCCAGCGCTACAGCCCGCTGGACCAGATCAACACGGAGAACGTCAGGCGCATCGGCCCCGCGTGGGTCTTCCAGGCCGGTACGACCGGGCTGATCGCGGGCGCGTCGACGTACTCGTTCGAGGCCGCCCCGATCGTCGTGGACGGGGTCATGTTCCTGTCCGGCTGGGACGGCTGGGTGTGGGCCCTCGACGCGAAGACCGGCGTGGAGATCTGGCGGTACAAGCATGCCGTCCCCTTCGACGTGTCCCTGTGCTGCGGAAACGTCAACCGGGGAGTCGCGGTGGCGCAGGGCAAGGTCTTCTTCGTCACGGCGAACGCGCGGCTGCTCGCGCTCGACGCCCGCACCGGGAAACGGGTGTGGGACCGCACCTACGGCGACGTCCGGGCCGGGGAGAGCGCGACCGTCGCCCCGCTGATCGTGAAGAACCTGGTGATCGTGGGGAGTTCGGGCGGCGAGTTCGGCGTGCGTGGGCACCTCGACGCGTTCGACCTCGAGACCGGCGAGCACCAGTGGCGCTGCTACACCGTGCCGAAGCCCGGGGAGCCGGGCGCCGAGACCTGGCCGGCCGACGGCGAGGCGTGGGCGCGCGGCGGGGCCAACTGCTGGCTCACCGGCACCTTCGACCCGGAGACGAACCTGCTGTACGTCGGCACCGGCAACCCGGCGCCCGACTTCGACGGTGCCGTCCGCGAGGGCGACAACCTGTTCACGGACTGCATCATCGCCGTCGACGTGGACAGCGGCCGGATCCGCTGGCACTACCAGTGCACCCCGCACGACCTGTGGGACTACGACAGCATCGGCGAGTGCATCCTGTTCGAGCAGGACGGGCGCAAACTGCTGGGCCACTTCGACAAGAACGGCTACTTCTTCGTCCTCGACCGCACCAACGGCGAGCGGGTCGGGATCACCCCCTTCGTGGACCGCATCACCTGGGGCGCGATCACCCGGGACGGCCAGGTGACGGCCAAGCTGTACCCCGACAAGGAGGGCGAGCCGGTCCACTTCTACCCGGGTCCGGCCGGCGCCAAGGAGTGGACGCACGCGGCCTACAGCCCCAGGACCGGGTTGTTCTACGTCCCGGTCCAGGACACGGGCGCCACGGCGACCCGGCGCCGCCGGGAGTTCAAGGAGTCCATCCCGTACTGGGGCGCCGGCGTCCAGGTGGACATCGAGGACATGGCGGGATCCGTGAGCGCGTTCGACGCGAACGGCGAGGAGAAGTGGCGCTGGCGCAACGAACTGCCCATGTGCGCCTCGGTGCTGGCCACCGGCGGCGACCTGGTGTTCGCCGGTGAGCCCTCCGGCGAGTTCGACGCGTTCGACGCCCGCACCGGGGAGCTGCTGTGGCAGTTCCAGTGCGGGAGCGGCCACCACAGCAGCCCGACCACCTACATGGTCGACGGCAGGCAGTACATCGCCGTACCGGTCGGCTGGGGCGGCTGGGCCGAGGGGTTCCTCCCCGGCATGCTCGGCGCGGGACACGGCAGCGCCCTGATGGTCTTCGCCCTTCCGGAACCGGTCTAGCACCGCCCGAGAGTGCCGCTTCAGGCGGAGAGGAGGTGGATCCATGGAGTGCGAGCTCGCTGTGTGGGAGACACCCGACTTCGACGAGATCGTGGTCGCGGCCGAGGTGACCATGTACCTCGCCCGGCTGGAGGACTAGCGA
This Streptomyces misionensis DNA region includes the following protein-coding sequences:
- a CDS encoding PQQ-dependent dehydrogenase, methanol/ethanol family, whose product is MTVDYVDAGEAVDQGNLSGKVAGGEVAPPVTAGIDYERILHAREEPQNWLTYYGAYNGQRYSPLDQINTENVRRIGPAWVFQAGTTGLIAGASTYSFEAAPIVVDGVMFLSGWDGWVWALDAKTGVEIWRYKHAVPFDVSLCCGNVNRGVAVAQGKVFFVTANARLLALDARTGKRVWDRTYGDVRAGESATVAPLIVKNLVIVGSSGGEFGVRGHLDAFDLETGEHQWRCYTVPKPGEPGAETWPADGEAWARGGANCWLTGTFDPETNLLYVGTGNPAPDFDGAVREGDNLFTDCIIAVDVDSGRIRWHYQCTPHDLWDYDSIGECILFEQDGRKLLGHFDKNGYFFVLDRTNGERVGITPFVDRITWGAITRDGQVTAKLYPDKEGEPVHFYPGPAGAKEWTHAAYSPRTGLFYVPVQDTGATATRRRREFKESIPYWGAGVQVDIEDMAGSVSAFDANGEEKWRWRNELPMCASVLATGGDLVFAGEPSGEFDAFDARTGELLWQFQCGSGHHSSPTTYMVDGRQYIAVPVGWGGWAEGFLPGMLGAGHGSALMVFALPEPV
- the pqqA gene encoding pyrroloquinoline quinone precursor peptide PqqA, whose translation is MECELAVWETPDFDEIVVAAEVTMYLARLED